GGCGTAGCCGTACGGGTGGCAGAAGCCCTCCGGGGCGGTCCCGGTGAGTTCGCGGACGAGTTCGCGGCTGTGCCGGGTCTCCGCGTGGAGTTCCTCGTCGGGCAGCGCCGTCAGGTCCCGGTGGTAGAGGCCGTGGGAGCCGACCTCCATTCCCGTGCGGGCGAGTTGCCGGACCTGGGCATGGGTGAGGAGTGGCTTGCGCGGGCCCTTCGGGTCCCAGTCGTTGGTTCCGCCGTCGCGGCCGGGCAGGACGAACACGGTGGCGGTGAAGCCGTACCGGCGAAGGAGCGGCAGGGCCTCGTCCACGAAGTCCGCGTACCCGTCGTCGAAGCTCAGGCCCACCAGGCCGCGCCTGCCCCGGGCGTGCTCCCGCAGCAGGGTCCCCACCCCCACGCCGGTCAGCCGACGGCCTCGCAGCCAGGCCAGTTGGGCTTCCAGGCGCTCCGGGGAGACGGTGATGCCGTACGGGTCGTCCGAGGGATCGCCCACCGAGTGGTAGGTCCAGATCCACGGCCGGCCCGCGGCGGCCGGGCGGGGGGAACGGGGTGCGGCGACGCGCGCCGACGGATCATTTGCCATGGACGAACCTCTGTCGGGTCAGGGCCAGCAGATGGACGACTTCGGGAACCCGGCACGCGCGTCCGGTGAGGAGGAAGACGCAGGGCACGAGGACGCACCCGGCCGCGAGACCCAGGACGGGATCGGTGGAGGCGCCCGCCGAGACCCAGCCGGCCGCGGCGGCGACCGCGGCGGGCACCGCAAGGCGCAGGAGGGAGAGGCTCACGGTCCGTACCTCGATGGCGACCACCCGGGAGCCGAGCCCCTGGAGCAGGAGCGCCGCCGTGACCGTGATTCCCGCCGCGTTCGCTGCGGCGATGCCGAGAACGCCGAAGGAGTACGTCACGGCGAACCCGGTTCCGGCCGTCACCACCAGCCCGGTCGCCATCGCGAAGCCGGGGAACCAGGTGGGGCGCCCGCTGGAGAAGAACGGCCGGCCCAGCGCGCCCACGAGACAGTGGCCGAGGAGTCCCAGTGCGTAGACCCGCATCACCTCGGCGGTGGCGCGTGTGTCCTGCGCGTCGAACGCCCCGCGCTGGAAGAGGACTTCGATGATCTGTGGGGCGTAACCGATGACCATCGCGGTGCCGAGAAGGACCACCAGCGCGGCCAGCGCCAGATCACGTTCGACCCGCAGCCGGGCGCTCTCCCGGTCGCCGTCCGCCATCGCCTGCGCGACCACCGGGAAGGTCACCGTGCAGATCATCAACGACAGCACCATCGGCATCTGCGCGACCTTCTGCGCGTAGTTCAGGTGCGAGATCGAACCGGCCGGAAGCGTGGAGGCGAGGAACCGTTCGACGAGCACCTGCGCCTGACGGGCCACCACGAACAGCAGTACGGGCGCGAGGACGACGGCGCCGGGCAGTCGCGGGGCACGTCGCGGGAGGCGGGGTACGGCCGTGCTCCCGGCCTCCGGCCGCCCGGCCCTCTCCCGGCCGAGCACCCGGGAACAGAAGGAGGGGACCTGGACCAGGACCATCAGCGCGCTGCCGACCGCCACCCCCACCGCAGCGGCCCGCACCCCCCACACCGAGTGCAGACCCAGGGTCGTCACGATGATGCCGGCGTTGTACGCGACGTAGACGGCGGCCGGTGGCCCGAAACTCCCGTGCGCCCGCAGTGCCGCGCTGAAGTACCCGGTGACGCCGAAGGTGAGCACCGTGACGGCGGTCAGCCGGGTGCAGTCCACGGCCAGCCGGGGATCGGCCAGTCCGGGTGCCAGCATGCCGACCACCCAGGGAGCGCCCGCGAACAGCAGCGCCGCACCCCCGGCCAGCAGGGTGAAGAGCCTCGGGAGCGTCGCAGCCACGAACGCGCGGACCGGCTCGTCCGCACTGCCCTCCGGTCCGGCCGCGGCCGCCCGGCGGGCCAGCACCTGGCTGAACGCAGGGACCAGCAGCAGTGCCATCCCGTCCTCGATCAGCAGCGTCGCCGCCATCTCCGGGACGGTCCAGGCGACCAGGAACGCGTCGCTGTCGCCGCCCGCGCCGAAGAAGTGGGCGACGGTCTGGTCGCGCAGCAGTCCCAGTACGGCGCCGACCAGCGTCAGCCCCGCGGTCGCCGCGGCGGCGCGCGCCAGGAACCGCGACAGCACCGGGGCGGACCCGCCTGGTCCCTTCCCGCCGGTGGCGACGGCATCCACCGCCGGGCGTCCGGCGACCGGCGGCCCCGGATCCGGGCCGGACGCGCGGCGGGGCGCCGCCACCCCGGGTTCCTCGGCCCCGGGCGGCGGCCCGGCGCCGCGCCCGGCCCCGGTGGTGGTGTCGCTCACGCGCCGGCCGCCTTCTCCGGGGCGCTCAGCGCCCACCACGCGCCCAGCCCCAGCACGACACCCGTGAGCACGGTCGTGGGCCCGCCGATGTCCGCGTACAGGAAGTCGACGGTCTGCCACACCACCAGTCCCACGGCCACCAGCCCGCAGTCGACCGCGCCGGCCCGCCGGCGGCGGGCGAGGAACAGGGCGCGCACCGAGGCGACGAGTACCGCCAGCCAGCCGCCCACGACGGTGACGAACCCGATCAGCCCCTGCTCGCCGAGGACCAGCAGGTACATGTTGTGCGGGGAGAGCAGGGACTGCCTGCGGAACTCCTGGCCCGCCCCCTCCGTGTCGCTGCCGGAGGACAGACCGATCGAGGCGTGTCCGTCACGGAACTCCGGGAAGGCCTTGAGGCCGACGCCGGTCGCCGGACGCTCCCGCCACATGCTCCCGGCCGCCTCCCACAGCGCGTAGCGGTCGTTGACCGAGCGATCGGGGGCCCGCGCCACGTCGGTGACGCTGGAGAGCCGCTCCCGGACCATGTCGGAGCCGACGCCGAACCCGCCGACCAGGACCACCGACAGCGCGCCCAGGATCAGCAGGGACCGCGTCGCGGTGCGCCGCCCGGTCAGAACCACGACCGTGAGCGCGGCCAGCGCGGCCGCGATCCACGAGCCCCGGCTGAACGAGACGGCGAGGGCCACGAGCAGCCCCACCGTGACGGCGAGCGCACAGGGACGCAGCCGGCGGCGGGCGGAGGCGGGCGGGCAGAGCGCGTACGGAACGGCGGCGAGCAGTCCGTACGCGACGACCGTCGCCATGCCCATGATGTCGCCGGGGCCGAACGTGCCGACCGCGCGGACCTCCTCGCCCATGTACGAGGCTCCGGTGCCGGTGGCGAACTGGCGGATTCCGATGAATCCCTGGACCAGTGCGAGCAGGACGAGTGCCGCGGTGAGGAGCCGGAAGCCGCGGGCGTCCCGGACCGTCAGGCACACGGCGAGCGGCACGAGGACGAAGATCTGGAGGTAGCGCACGAAGCCGGGCAGTGCCGCCAGCGGGTCCGAGGCGGTGACGGTCGCCACGGCGAACCCGGTGACGGCGAGAGCCGCGACGAGCACCGCGCCCGCCGGAAGGGGGCGGACGCGCCGCGCCAGCAGCCTGCCCAGGCAGCACAGCACCGCCACGCCGGACGCGAGGTCGGCCGGGTGCGCGCCGCCGGAGTCGGGCGTTCCGGCGCCGGGGGCGGGGAGGGCGAGCAGCAGGACGGTCGCCACCAGCGGCAGCAGGGCCCACAGATCCAGGGCACCGGACGAGGGACGGGCGGGCCCGGTCCCGGCTGACGGCACTGTCTTCGCAGGCGGGGCCACTGCCGCGGTGGACGCGTGCGACGCGGCGATTGCGACCGGAGCGTCGGTCGTGGGGGTTGTCATGCTCAGCTGCCTCCGCACCGGAAAAGGGAGAGGACGGTGCGGGCGAGTACGCAGACGTCCTGCCAGAGTGACCAGGTCTCGATGTACCGGTTGTCGAAGCGCGCGCGGTCCTCGATCGAGGTGTCGCCGCGCAGCCCGTTCACCTGGGCGAGCCCGGTGATGCCCACGGGCATCCGGTGGCGCGCCTGATAACCGGGGTGGATGCTGCTGAACTGGGCGACGAAGAACGGGCGTTCGGGGCGGGGCCCGACCAGGCTCATGTCGCCGCGCAACACGTTCCACAGCTGCGGCAGTTCGTCCAGCGAGGTGCGGCGGAGCGCCCTGCCGACCGCGCTCATCCGCCGGTCCCCGGCGACGTTCCACCGGGTGGCCGACTCGTGGGGGTCGGAAGGCCGCAGCGTCCGGAACTTGAGGAGGGTGAACGGCTTTCCGTGCTGGCCGATTCGCTCCTGCCGGAAGAGCACGCCCGGCCCGTCGCAGAGCCGTACCGCGAA
The DNA window shown above is from Streptomyces sp. NBC_00247 and carries:
- a CDS encoding O-antigen ligase family protein produces the protein MTTPTTDAPVAIAASHASTAAVAPPAKTVPSAGTGPARPSSGALDLWALLPLVATVLLLALPAPGAGTPDSGGAHPADLASGVAVLCCLGRLLARRVRPLPAGAVLVAALAVTGFAVATVTASDPLAALPGFVRYLQIFVLVPLAVCLTVRDARGFRLLTAALVLLALVQGFIGIRQFATGTGASYMGEEVRAVGTFGPGDIMGMATVVAYGLLAAVPYALCPPASARRRLRPCALAVTVGLLVALAVSFSRGSWIAAALAALTVVVLTGRRTATRSLLILGALSVVLVGGFGVGSDMVRERLSSVTDVARAPDRSVNDRYALWEAAGSMWRERPATGVGLKAFPEFRDGHASIGLSSGSDTEGAGQEFRRQSLLSPHNMYLLVLGEQGLIGFVTVVGGWLAVLVASVRALFLARRRRAGAVDCGLVAVGLVVWQTVDFLYADIGGPTTVLTGVVLGLGAWWALSAPEKAAGA
- the murJ gene encoding murein biosynthesis integral membrane protein MurJ; translation: MSDTTTGAGRGAGPPPGAEEPGVAAPRRASGPDPGPPVAGRPAVDAVATGGKGPGGSAPVLSRFLARAAAATAGLTLVGAVLGLLRDQTVAHFFGAGGDSDAFLVAWTVPEMAATLLIEDGMALLLVPAFSQVLARRAAAAGPEGSADEPVRAFVAATLPRLFTLLAGGAALLFAGAPWVVGMLAPGLADPRLAVDCTRLTAVTVLTFGVTGYFSAALRAHGSFGPPAAVYVAYNAGIIVTTLGLHSVWGVRAAAVGVAVGSALMVLVQVPSFCSRVLGRERAGRPEAGSTAVPRLPRRAPRLPGAVVLAPVLLFVVARQAQVLVERFLASTLPAGSISHLNYAQKVAQMPMVLSLMICTVTFPVVAQAMADGDRESARLRVERDLALAALVVLLGTAMVIGYAPQIIEVLFQRGAFDAQDTRATAEVMRVYALGLLGHCLVGALGRPFFSSGRPTWFPGFAMATGLVVTAGTGFAVTYSFGVLGIAAANAAGITVTAALLLQGLGSRVVAIEVRTVSLSLLRLAVPAAVAAAAGWVSAGASTDPVLGLAAGCVLVPCVFLLTGRACRVPEVVHLLALTRQRFVHGK
- a CDS encoding polysaccharide deacetylase family protein; protein product: MANDPSARVAAPRSPRPAAAGRPWIWTYHSVGDPSDDPYGITVSPERLEAQLAWLRGRRLTGVGVGTLLREHARGRRGLVGLSFDDGYADFVDEALPLLRRYGFTATVFVLPGRDGGTNDWDPKGPRKPLLTHAQVRQLARTGMEVGSHGLYHRDLTALPDEELHAETRHSRELVRELTGTAPEGFCHPYGYADQRVLDSVREAGYAYGCSLQPGSLVGVFALPRTHVSHADQGLRLRAKELRHHMRHRAGRTPSGPVPAGPLAEARR